Within Pseudomonas brassicacearum, the genomic segment CGTATCGCGAACATTGGGACTGAACAGCCCGCTTGGTAAACGACGCTCATGCGCCTGGGTCCACCGCGGATGATCAACCGTCGGATTGACGTTGGCATAGAAACCATATTCGTCAGACGCAATGCTTTGCCAAGTCGTCTTCGGCTGCTCGCTCACCAGACTGATACGTACGATGGACTTCACACTTTTGAAACCGTATTTCCATGGGACCACCAACCGCAGCGGCGCGCCGTTCTGGTTCGGCAACTCCCGTCCGTACATTCCCACCGCCAGAATGGCCAGCGGATTCATGGCCTCATCCAATCGCAAGCCTTCGACATACGGCCAGTCGATCAAGGCGAAACCGGAACGCTGCCCCGGCATGACCTTGGGATCCTGCAGGGTTTCGAAGCGGATGTACTTGGCCTTGGAGGTCGGCTCAACCTGCTTGAGCAATGCAGAGATGGGGAAGCCAATCCACGGAATAACCATCGACCAGGCCTCGACACAGCGCAATCGATAAATACGCTCTTCCAGTTGATATGGCTTCATGAAGTCTTCCAACCCGTAGCGTCCCGGCTTGCCCACCTCCCCGTCCACGACCACGCTCCAGGGCTCGGTCTTCA encodes:
- the msrP gene encoding protein-methionine-sulfoxide reductase catalytic subunit MsrP translates to MLIKIPKSSDCRESDVTPESLYLSRRQMLGATLAGLAVSSLPQWASAADAARYADVEPGKAPSWFAEKLPSVQWGAITVKNEPITPFKDATHYNNFYEFGTDKGDPAANAGSLKTEPWSVVVDGEVGKPGRYGLEDFMKPYQLEERIYRLRCVEAWSMVIPWIGFPISALLKQVEPTSKAKYIRFETLQDPKVMPGQRSGFALIDWPYVEGLRLDEAMNPLAILAVGMYGRELPNQNGAPLRLVVPWKYGFKSVKSIVRISLVSEQPKTTWQSIASDEYGFYANVNPTVDHPRWTQAHERRLPSGLFSPNVRDTLMFNGYQDEVASLYTGMDLRKDY